From the genome of Silurus meridionalis isolate SWU-2019-XX chromosome 12, ASM1480568v1, whole genome shotgun sequence, one region includes:
- the LOC124394255 gene encoding uncharacterized protein LOC124394255: protein MNLFCFSLEGSMDSLYERVKDDGETHVYTVPNRSSSSTDLHNHHSAHCTRAMSLDMSQISSTHSKKKSRQLPNSMSESVALVGSVKQPYFCSMNEKEHHMISTQGHIDISVQICSRENSLHRDWNLLHLSDSDVCQKSFQKNGINPRSKGGVSSGGAHSLNPCCSEAGMCRSTEIVISQSEIEDAPEITKTRHDGHETRASARENAKSQSWRCWTAGDGQTSPQSQGNSRLSMRQRPIDELWSNAPAWRPNQHVCHQLLTEYHSQDFTLKSTHDGRVSSHAGMVRSITSVDLSVTDVGAEVEKGIKYSTHAKVRSSSFKSDFN from the exons ATGAATctcttctgtttctctctg GAAGGCTCCATGGACAGTCTGTATGAAAGGGTCAAAGACGATGGAGAGACGCATGTCTACACCGTCCCCAACAGATCCAGCAGCTCAACTGACCTTCACAACCACCACAGCGCACACTGTACACGAGCCATGTCTTTG gATATGTCACAAATCAGCTCTACTCATTCCAAGAAGAAAAGCAG GCAGTTACCGAACTCCATGTCCGAAAGCGTTGCTTTGG tCGGAAGCGTGAAGCAACCTTATTTCTGTAGCATGAACGAAAAGGAGCATCACATGATCTCTACCCAGGGACACATCGACATTTCTGTGCAG ATCTGTTCCAGAGAAAACTCTTTACACAGGGATTGGAATCTTCTGCATCTCTCAGACTCAGATGTTTGTCAGAAGTCATTTCAGAAGAATGGAATAAACCCACGGTCTAAAGGGGGCGTGTCCTCAGGAGGGGCTCATTCTCTAAACCCCTGCTGTTCGGAGGCAGGAATGTGCCGTAGCACTGAG ATAGTGATATCTCAGTCAGAGATAGAAGATGCACCAGAAATCACCAAGACTCGTCATGATGGACACGAGACACGAGCATCAGCCAGGGAAAATG CTAAATCTCAAAGCTGGAGATGTTGGACAGCAGGAGATGGACAGACCAGCCCACAATCTCAGGGAAATTCCAGACTTTCCATGAGACAGAGACCGATTGATGAGCTCTGGAGTAATGCTCCAGCGTGGAGACCAAACCAGCATGTCTGCCATCAACTCCTCACCGAGTACCACAGCCAGGACTTCACCCTAAAGAGCACGCATGATGGTCGAGTATCCTCACATGCCGGAATGGTGCGTTCCATAACCAGCGTGGATTTGAGCGTCACTGATGTTGGTGCAGAGGTGGAAAAAGGAATCAAATATTCCACTCATGCAAAAGTAAGAAGTAGCTCATTTAAAAGTGACTTTAATTGA
- the ly6d gene encoding lymphocyte antigen 6D, which yields MKAILGTLCTRWKYTLNSISMHLSVVSFHLEFFQFILKTCCVTLFSFSSKNRFYHEVCRVNKNNCLRRCTFSPAGIMKLLLCTFFLVLLGSTSVHSLQCYTCSNGDCKVPTECPSSSNFCKTVASPNEFSRTCEEFCVPGVNTFCCQEDLCG from the exons ATGAAGGCTATCCTGGGAACTCTGTGTACAAGGTGGAAATACACCCTGAATAGTATCTCCATGCATCTCAGTGTTGTCTCATTCCATCTCGAATTCTTTCAGTTTATACTTAAAACCTGTTGTGTGACtttgttctctttctcctcAAAAAACCGGTTCTACCATGAGGTGTGTcgagtgaataaaaacaattgtCTAAGGAGGTGTACCTTCAGTCCAGCTGGCATCATGAAGCTTCTCCTGTGTACCTTTTTCCTGGTGCTCCTGGGAAGCACCTCTG tacATTCTCTGCAATGCTACACGTGTAGCAATGGGGACTGTAAGGTCCCTACAGAATGTCCATCATCCAGCAACTTCTGCAAAACTGTTGCATCAC CGAATGAATTCTCTCGGACATGTGAGGAGTTCTGCGTCCCTGGAGTGAACACCTTCTGCTGTCAGGAGGACCTGTGTGGCTGA